Proteins encoded within one genomic window of Pseudomonas cannabina:
- a CDS encoding carbonic anhydrase: protein MRDTDNQHSATSDNTDSHLSSADVALKQIVDGFVHFRKEVFPEQEELFKKLATAQSPRAMFITCADSRIVPELITQSSPGDLFVTRNVGNVVPPYGQMNGGVSTALEYAVVALGVQHIIVCGHSDCGAMRAVLNPSSLDKMPTVKAWLRHAEVARTVVEQNCNCTGELETMQVLTQENVISQLQHLRTHPSVAAKMASGQLFIHGWVYSIETSEILAYDAERDAFIPLDGKGPTPMASPKARFSVD from the coding sequence ATGAGAGACACGGATAACCAGCATTCGGCTACGTCGGACAACACAGACAGCCATTTGAGCAGCGCCGACGTAGCGTTGAAACAGATCGTCGATGGCTTTGTGCATTTTCGTAAAGAGGTCTTTCCTGAACAGGAAGAGCTGTTCAAAAAGCTGGCGACTGCCCAATCGCCACGCGCCATGTTCATCACCTGCGCCGACTCGCGCATCGTGCCCGAGCTGATCACTCAGAGTTCGCCCGGCGACCTGTTCGTGACGCGTAACGTGGGTAACGTCGTGCCGCCGTATGGCCAGATGAACGGTGGCGTGTCCACCGCACTGGAATACGCAGTGGTCGCGCTGGGTGTGCAGCACATTATCGTTTGCGGCCACTCCGATTGCGGTGCCATGCGCGCGGTACTCAACCCAAGCAGCCTGGACAAGATGCCGACGGTAAAAGCCTGGTTGCGTCATGCAGAAGTCGCCCGCACCGTGGTCGAGCAAAACTGCAATTGCACCGGCGAGCTGGAAACCATGCAGGTCCTGACTCAGGAAAACGTGATTTCCCAGCTGCAACACTTGCGTACCCACCCTTCGGTTGCGGCAAAGATGGCCAGCGGTCAGCTGTTCATTCACGGCTGGGTCTACAGCATCGAGACCAGCGAAATTCTGGCCTACGACGCCGAACGTGACGCCTTCATACCGCTCGACGGCAAAGGTCCGACGCCAATGGCTTCCCCGAAAGCACGCTTTTCAGTCGACTGA
- a CDS encoding SulP family inorganic anion transporter produces the protein MGITELKSALPRELLASVVVFLVALPLCMGIAIASGMPPAKGLITGIIGGLVVGWIAGSPLQVSGPAAGLAVLVFEVVREHGMAMLGLILLLAGLLQLLAGRFKLGCWFRVTAPAVVYGMLAGIGVLIVLSQAHVMFDSGPKPSGLDNLIGFPSTLIQAFGPGTGMQAGMLGLGTMAIMWGWEKLRPQSLRFVPGALLGVGIATGISLFLALQVKRVEVPDNLADAIDWLRPADLMNLADPAILVAAIVVAFIASAETLLSASAVDRMHSGQRSDFDKELSAQGVGNMLCGLLGALPMTGVIVRSSANVQAGATTRYSTIFHGLWLLAFVLLLSSVLQRIPVASLAGVLVYTGFKLVDLKAFRGLGRYGRMPMFTYAATAVAIIFTDLLTGVLVGFGMTLVKLAFKASRLKINVVELAGEKEYELRLVGAATFLKVPALTQALGTIPQGSTVHVPLGNLSYIDHSCLELLEEWGRSNAAHGTRLIIEPRGLKRRLEGRIYTTTGIGSGAT, from the coding sequence ATGGGAATCACCGAACTGAAATCCGCACTACCACGGGAGCTACTGGCTTCCGTGGTCGTTTTCCTGGTCGCATTGCCTCTGTGCATGGGCATCGCTATTGCGTCCGGCATGCCGCCGGCCAAAGGTTTGATCACGGGCATCATCGGCGGCCTGGTCGTCGGCTGGATAGCCGGTTCGCCGCTGCAAGTCAGCGGCCCGGCCGCCGGTCTGGCGGTGCTGGTATTTGAAGTCGTGCGTGAACATGGCATGGCGATGCTCGGACTGATCCTGCTGCTGGCGGGGCTGCTTCAGTTGCTGGCCGGTCGCTTCAAGCTGGGCTGCTGGTTCCGGGTGACCGCTCCGGCGGTGGTCTACGGCATGCTGGCAGGTATCGGCGTGCTGATTGTGCTTTCCCAAGCGCATGTCATGTTCGACAGCGGGCCCAAACCTTCCGGGCTGGACAACCTGATCGGCTTCCCCAGTACGTTGATTCAGGCGTTCGGGCCAGGCACCGGCATGCAGGCCGGTATGCTCGGTCTGGGCACCATGGCGATCATGTGGGGCTGGGAAAAACTCCGTCCTCAATCGCTGCGTTTCGTACCCGGCGCCCTGCTGGGTGTGGGCATTGCCACCGGCATCAGCCTGTTCCTGGCATTGCAGGTCAAGCGCGTGGAAGTCCCTGACAATCTGGCCGATGCCATCGACTGGCTGCGCCCCGCGGACCTGATGAACCTGGCGGACCCGGCGATTCTGGTTGCTGCCATCGTTGTCGCATTCATCGCCAGCGCTGAAACGCTGCTGTCTGCATCGGCGGTAGACCGTATGCACAGCGGCCAACGTTCGGACTTCGACAAGGAGCTGAGCGCTCAAGGCGTAGGCAATATGCTCTGCGGCCTGCTGGGTGCACTGCCGATGACCGGCGTAATCGTGCGCAGCTCGGCCAATGTTCAGGCGGGCGCCACGACCCGCTACTCGACCATCTTCCACGGCCTCTGGCTGCTGGCCTTTGTCTTGCTGCTGTCGAGCGTGCTGCAAAGAATTCCGGTCGCGAGCCTGGCGGGTGTGCTGGTCTACACCGGTTTCAAACTGGTCGATCTCAAGGCGTTTCGGGGTCTGGGCCGCTATGGCCGGATGCCGATGTTCACCTACGCGGCCACGGCCGTGGCGATCATTTTCACTGACCTGCTGACAGGTGTGCTGGTGGGCTTCGGCATGACCCTGGTCAAGCTGGCGTTCAAGGCGTCGCGTCTGAAGATCAATGTGGTCGAACTGGCGGGCGAGAAAGAGTACGAGCTGCGTCTGGTGGGTGCTGCGACCTTCCTCAAGGTGCCAGCGCTGACTCAGGCACTGGGCACAATCCCGCAAGGCAGCACCGTGCATGTGCCGCTGGGTAATCTGTCCTACATCGATCACTCCTGTCTGGAGCTGCTGGAAGAGTGGGGACGTTCCAACGCTGCCCACGGAACCCGGCTAATCATCGAGCCACGCGGCTTGAAGCGGCGTCTCGAAGGGCGGATCTACACGACAACGGGAATAGGTTCAGGCGCGACCTGA